A portion of the Esox lucius isolate fEsoLuc1 chromosome 20, fEsoLuc1.pri, whole genome shotgun sequence genome contains these proteins:
- the frmpd4 gene encoding FERM and PDZ domain-containing protein 4 isoform X4, with the protein MRRDPVLGFGFVAGSEKPVVVRSVTPGGPSEGRLTPGDEIVMINDEPVGSAPRERVIDLVRSCKESIVLTVVQPYPSPKSAFISAAKKAKLKSNPVKVRFAEEVIINGQVPESVKDNSLLFMPNVLKVYLENGQTKSFKFDSNTSIKDVTLTLQEKLSIKSIEHFSLMLEHRNEGSASRLMLLHEQEMLSQVTQRPGAHKMKCFFRISFVPKDPVDLLRRDAVAFEYLYVQSCNDVVLERFGSELKYDTALRLAALQMYILTVNTKQSQKVSLKYIEKEWGLALFLPPAVLSSMKEKNIKKALTHILKTNQNLVPPGKKLSALQAKVHYLKYLSDLRLYGGRVFKSVLLQGEKHTEVTLLVGPRYGISHVINTKTNLVALLADFSHVNRIEMYTEDEKNVRVELHVLDVKPITLLMESTDAMNLACLTAGYYRLLVDSRRSIFNMAKTGSADSGHDSRGKQNYQAIEWTYSTSFRACEEPQHQNNQRCTTREPSSNRDSYRDSEYMDQGRGEGDISPVYITEVQQPYSMHIAERVDTRGPTHLQPYACVARPKPQDSPRSAKVSFIFGDPPLDSVDPQNLGYQRLMDEGPEVLHDHSPLYQRLEEEYKSEDPMGMDGEGYLYAAKIFGNTECIEEPLLHDICYADTTDADEDEDDVSCEEDMGLMGDLDKATFLSLSGSSDDIIDLTSLPPPPEGTDQEDNEDVLLHSLNLAIAAPPPGFRDSSDEDEQHAGAQGPVRKSQGTCDDIPVSLIDSVPTQGALEGEGALEGQGALQGEGVLEGQGALDDAMVSTLQALEALAAAEEPCPQSDSSSGVEISRAFSPESSSDSGNETNSSEMTESSELVAAQKLSETHMRLYLPSTEGYQTLNEEKTELLVKVCEDGAAQVQEQNLQDIQSVGGEEGAKSSTVPDQTLRSEGGEMEPETMETKSLTDYFSKLHKGSAMSKQPGKWSEVRIQGDKDDSSEKRHGNAQISNRGEPPKYNSDPPKYNATQRESPYMSQFELGRTPYPYREKPPRYHRLPEHKMVDDRSTDSAGDSQTSHSDRVTTTGDKPNPKDRGQQVDPRSPEGDNPPGVDARQQQTRIPSAEQDVVRLYDYHQNKRVSSLPSSKGGNSLQGSQCSSIDAGCSTGSSSCATPMDSPLCPGENMHLLSESSFKGLVYATGEEKASGTLGQVTQQGKAGHPTVDPTLLRKIHAATSAEPGFGTVRRDGSQRIPKIKETTARMQLETAARNDPSSALSGEVHAAAANSPPSLTRNSGTENRVPRQQWCQRPKPLPLPTQAFPPSVHPIIGSLMKPAQPRVQMPSRSRSQIPPGQGSLEALLEKTKAGLSRRSTQRVRSPDHPTKKQCRSAFSRTLCGSSSFSQGSARSASFQRSSGGRLLRGASITLPASQDATQLRAVPPPRLDSGIWRRWLFTSCVPKRRTSSNGDSEDREGRGENLKTKPFLEGQKAQSLPASPDVERENTATQYAFTAEPSHVAGEVHQASGVNVSAVSLEARLSRGNSLKETPSLPRGFSERDSLEVTNPACTGEGQGRSQRSTMPTCRGSAICSLWRS; encoded by the exons ATGAGACGAGATCCGGTCCTGGGCTTTGGCTTCGTGGCAGGCAGTGAGAAACCAGTGGTGGTCCGTTCAGTCACTCCAG GTGGTCCTTCAGAGGGAAGACTGACCCCGGGAGACGAGATCGTCATGATTAATGACGAGCCCGTAGGCTCCGCCCCCAGGGAGAGGGTCATCGACCTCGTCAG GAGCTGCAAGGAGTCCATTGTCCTGACGGTGGTCCAGCCGTACCCA TCACCAAAATCTGCATTTATCAGTGCTGCAAAGAAGGCCAAGCTAAAGTCAAATCCGGTGAAAGTCCGCTTTGCCGAGGAGGTCATCATTAACGGACAGGTCCCG GAGTCGGTGAAGGACAACTCTCTGCTCTTCATGCCAAATGTTCTGAAGGTGTACCTGGAGAACGGACAGACCAAGTCTTTTAAGTTCGACAGCAACACATCTATTAAG GACGTCACATTGACCCTGCAGGAGAAGCTTTCCATTAAGAGCATTGAGCACTTCTCCCTAATGCTGGAGCACAGGAACGAGGGCTCGGCAAGCAGGCTCATGCTTCTCCACGAGCAGGAAATGTTGAGTCAG GTGACACAGAGACCAGGAGCGCACAAGATGAAATGCTTCTTTCGCATCAGCTTTGTCCCAAAGGACCCCGTTGACCTGCTCAGGAGAGATGCAGTGGCGTTTGAATATCTCTACGTCCAG AGCTGTAATGACGTGGTTCTGGAAAGATTTGGGTCGGAGCTGAAATATGACACGGCGCTCCGCCTGGCGGCCCTGCAGATGTACATCCTGACCGTCAACACCAAGCAGTCGCAGAAAGTCTCCCTCAAGTACATCGA GAAGGAGTGGGGTTTGGCGCTGTTCCTTCCTCCTGCAGTACTGTCCAGCATGAAAgagaagaatatcaagaaagcCCTTACACACATTCTCAAAACCAACCAGAACCTGGTGCCTCCTGGAAAAAAG CTGTCAGCGCTACAGGCCAAGGTCCACTATCTGAAGTACCTCAGTGATCTGAGACTGTACGGGGGACGGGTTTTCAAATCTGTCCTGCTG CAGGGAGAGAAGCACACCGAGGTGACCCTGCTGGTGGGTCCGAGGTACGGCATCAGTCATGTGATCAACACCAAGACTAACCTGGTGGCCCTGCTGGCAGACTTCAGCCACGTCAACCGAATCGAAATGTACACCGAGGACGAGAAGAATGTCAGGGTGGAGCTGCACGTTCTGGATGTGAAG CCCATCACTCTGCTAATGGAGTCCACAGATGCCATGAATCTGGCCTGTCTGACCGCTGGCTATTACAGGCTGCTGGTGGACTCCCGCCGCTCCATCTTCAACATGGCCAAAACAGGAAGTGCAGACAGCG GCCATGACTCCAGGGGGAAGCAGAACTACCAGGCCATTGAGTGGACGTACAGCACCTCCTTCAGGGCGTGTGAGGAGCCGCAGCACCAAAACAACCAGCGCTGCACCACCAGAGAACCCTCCTCAAACAGGGACTCGTACAGGGACTCCGAGTACATGGACCaggggaggggtgagggggaCATCTCCCCGGTCTACATCACTGAGGTCCAGCAGCCGTACAGCATGCACATCGCTGAGAGGGTGGACACCAGGGGCCCCACGCACCTCCAACCATACGCCTGTGTCGCCAGACCCAAGCCACAGGACTCCCCGCGCAGCGCCAAGGTCTCCTTCATCTTCGGGGACCCTCCTTTGGACAGCGTTGACCCCCAGAACCTGGGCTACCAGAGATTAATGGACGAGGGCCCAGAGGTTCTGCACGACCACAGCCCCCTGTACCAGAGACTAGAGGAGGAGTATAAGAGCGAGGATCCCATGGGGATGGACGGAGAGGGCTATCTGTACGCCGCCAAAATCTTCGGCAACACTGAGTGCATCGAGGAGCCACTGCTGCACGACATCTGCTACGCTGACACCACGGACGCCGACGAGGACGAGGACGACGTCAGCTGCGAGGAGGACATGGGGCTGATGGGGGACCTGGACAAGGCCACGTTCCTCTCGCTATCAGGTTCCAGCGATGACATCATTGACCTGACATCCCTGCCCCCACCACCCGAGGGCACCGACCAGGAGGACAACGAGGACGTGTTGCTCCACTCCCTCAACCTGGCCATCGCGGCCCCACCCCCAGGCTTCAGGGACAGCTCAGATGAGGACGAGCAGCATGCTGGGGCCCAGGGGCCCGTTAGGAAGAGCCAAGGGACCTGTGACGATATCCCTGTGTCCCTCATTGACTCAGTCCCCACACAGGGGGCCCTGGAGGGTGAGGGGGCCCTGGAGGGGCAGGGGGCCCTGCAGGGTGAGGGGGTCCTGGAGGGGCAAGGGGCCCTGGACGATGCTATGGTGTCGACCCTACAGGCCCTGGAGGCCCTTGCTGCTGCAGAGGAGCCGTGCCCACAGTCAGACAGTAGCTCAG GTGTAGAAATATCACGGGCTTTTAGCCCCGAGTCCTCGTCGGACTCTGGCAACGAGACTAACTCTTCAGAAATGACGGAGAGTTCAGAGCTCGTCGCCGCTCAGAAACTCTCTGAAACTCACATGAGACTGTATTTGCCCAGCACTGAGGGCTACCAAACCCTGAACGAGGAGAAAACTGAGCTTCTCGTAAAAGTGTGCGAGGACGGCGCTGCCCAGGTCCAAGAGCAAAACCTACAGGACATCCAGAGTGTgggtggggaggagggggcCAAGTCCTCGACCGTGCCCGACCAGACCCTTCGCTcagaagggggagagatggaacCAGAGACCATGGAGACCAAATCCCTCACCGACTACTTCAGCAAACTGCACAAAGGCTCTGCTATGAGTAAGCAGCCAGGGAAGTGGAGTGAGGTTAGGATTCAGGGAGACAAAGATGACTCGTCAGAAAAACGACACGGCAACGCCCAGATCTCAAATAGAGGGGAGCCGCCTAAATATAACTCAGATCCACCCAAATATAATGCCACCCAAAGGGAATCTCCGTACATGAGCCAGTTTGAATTGGGACGGACGCCGTATCCTTATCGAGAGAAGCCCCCAAGATATCACCGGCTGCCTGAACACAAAATGGTAGACGACCGCTCCACAGACAGCGCGGGTGACTCACAGACCTCCCACTCTGACAGAGTAACGACTACGGGAGACAAGCCAAACCCGAAGGATAGAGGCCAGCAGGTAGACCCCCGCAGCCCGGAGGGGGACAACCCACCAGGGGTCGACGCGCGGCAGCAGCAGACGAGGATCCCCTCAGCGGAGCAGGACGTGGTGCGGTTATACGACTACCACCAGAACAAGCGTGTGTCGTCACTACCGAGCAGCAAGGGTGGGAACTCCTTGCAGGGCTCGCAGTGCTCCTCCATAGATGCCGGCTGCAGTACGGGAAGTAGCAGCTGCGCCACCCCAATGGACTCACCTCTCTGCCCTGGAGAAAACATGCACCTCCTCTCAGAGTCCTCCTTCAAGGGGCTGGTCTACGCAACTGGGGAGGAGAAGGCCAGTGGCACTTTGGGACAAGTGACACAGCAGGGCAAGGCTGGACATCCGACCGTGGACCCCACTCTGCTGAGGAAAATCCACGCAGCCACCAGCGCAGAGCCTGGGTTCGGAACCGTGCGCCGAGATGGCAGCCAGCGGATTCCCAAGATAAAAGAAACCACAG CTCGCATGCAGCTCGAGACCGCTGCGAGGAACGACCCTTCTTCAGCTCTGTCCGGCGAGGTCCATGCTGCCGCCGCCAACTCACCGCCATCATTAACCAGAAACAGCGGCACAGAGAACCGTGTGCCGAGGCAGCAGTGGTGCCAGCGCCCTAAGCCCCTCCCACTCCCAACCCAGGCTTTCCCCCCAAGCGTACACCCTATCATAGGCAGCCTCATGAAGCCGGCGCAGCCGAGGGTCCAGATGCCGAGCCGGAGCAGGAGCCAGATCCCACCCGGCCAAGGGAGCCTAGAAGCTCTACTGGAGAAAACCAAAGCCGGTCTGAGCAGGAGGAGCACCCAGAGAGTCCGGTCACCTGACCATCCCACCAAAAAACAGTGCAGGTCTGCTTTTTCCAGAACACTGTGCGGGAGCTCGTCGTTTTCTCAGGGCTCGGCGAGGTCGGCGAGCTTTCAGCGGTCCTCTGGCGGGAGGCTCCTCAGGGGTGCCTCCATCACGCTGCCGGCATCACAGGATGCCACGCAGCTCCGAGCCGTGCCGCCTCCCAGACTTGACAGCGGCATTTGGAGGAGATGGCTCTTCACAAGCTGCGTCCCCAAGAGAAGGACCAGCAGCAATGGCGACAGTGAAGACAGAGAAGGACGTGGCGAAAACCTCAAGACCAAGCCGTTCTTGGAGGGTCAGAAGGCTCAGTCACTACCTGCCAGCCCGGATGTTGAGAGGGAGAACACTGCCACTCAGTATGCTTTTACAGCCGAGCCCTCCCATGTGGCTGGAGAAGTCCACCAGGCCAGCGGTGTGAATGTGAGCGCTGTGAGTCTGGAAGCCCGGCTGAGTCGTGGAAACTCACTGAAGGAGACACCATCTCTCCCCCGGGGATTCTCAGAGAGAGATTCCTTGGAGGTGACGAACCCGGCATGCACCGGAGAGGGCCAGGGAAGGAGTCAGAGGTCAACGATGCCGACCTGTCGGGGTTCAGCTATCTGCTCTCTATGGAGGTCCTAG
- the frmpd4 gene encoding FERM and PDZ domain-containing protein 4 isoform X1 — protein sequence MMGFRHNQIEGDKEGEIGGEREESESHRTKASGWPPPGSWGASHGAPNGWDIGANRDGRDCYITQVSQSSSLEEVRLEGDKFVTPTPRKVEMRRDPVLGFGFVAGSEKPVVVRSVTPGGPSEGRLTPGDEIVMINDEPVGSAPRERVIDLVRSCKESIVLTVVQPYPSPKSAFISAAKKAKLKSNPVKVRFAEEVIINGQVPESVKDNSLLFMPNVLKVYLENGQTKSFKFDSNTSIKDVTLTLQEKLSIKSIEHFSLMLEHRNEGSASRLMLLHEQEMLSQVTQRPGAHKMKCFFRISFVPKDPVDLLRRDAVAFEYLYVQSCNDVVLERFGSELKYDTALRLAALQMYILTVNTKQSQKVSLKYIEKEWGLALFLPPAVLSSMKEKNIKKALTHILKTNQNLVPPGKKLSALQAKVHYLKYLSDLRLYGGRVFKSVLLQGEKHTEVTLLVGPRYGISHVINTKTNLVALLADFSHVNRIEMYTEDEKNVRVELHVLDVKPITLLMESTDAMNLACLTAGYYRLLVDSRRSIFNMAKTGSADSGHDSRGKQNYQAIEWTYSTSFRACEEPQHQNNQRCTTREPSSNRDSYRDSEYMDQGRGEGDISPVYITEVQQPYSMHIAERVDTRGPTHLQPYACVARPKPQDSPRSAKVSFIFGDPPLDSVDPQNLGYQRLMDEGPEVLHDHSPLYQRLEEEYKSEDPMGMDGEGYLYAAKIFGNTECIEEPLLHDICYADTTDADEDEDDVSCEEDMGLMGDLDKATFLSLSGSSDDIIDLTSLPPPPEGTDQEDNEDVLLHSLNLAIAAPPPGFRDSSDEDEQHAGAQGPVRKSQGTCDDIPVSLIDSVPTQGALEGEGALEGQGALQGEGVLEGQGALDDAMVSTLQALEALAAAEEPCPQSDSSSGVEISRAFSPESSSDSGNETNSSEMTESSELVAAQKLSETHMRLYLPSTEGYQTLNEEKTELLVKVCEDGAAQVQEQNLQDIQSVGGEEGAKSSTVPDQTLRSEGGEMEPETMETKSLTDYFSKLHKGSAMSKQPGKWSEVRIQGDKDDSSEKRHGNAQISNRGEPPKYNSDPPKYNATQRESPYMSQFELGRTPYPYREKPPRYHRLPEHKMVDDRSTDSAGDSQTSHSDRVTTTGDKPNPKDRGQQVDPRSPEGDNPPGVDARQQQTRIPSAEQDVVRLYDYHQNKRVSSLPSSKGGNSLQGSQCSSIDAGCSTGSSSCATPMDSPLCPGENMHLLSESSFKGLVYATGEEKASGTLGQVTQQGKAGHPTVDPTLLRKIHAATSAEPGFGTVRRDGSQRIPKIKETTARMQLETAARNDPSSALSGEVHAAAANSPPSLTRNSGTENRVPRQQWCQRPKPLPLPTQAFPPSVHPIIGSLMKPAQPRVQMPSRSRSQIPPGQGSLEALLEKTKAGLSRRSTQRVRSPDHPTKKQCRSAFSRTLCGSSSFSQGSARSASFQRSSGGRLLRGASITLPASQDATQLRAVPPPRLDSGIWRRWLFTSCVPKRRTSSNGDSEDREGRGENLKTKPFLEGQKAQSLPASPDVERENTATQYAFTAEPSHVAGEVHQASGVNVSAVSLEARLSRGNSLKETPSLPRGFSERDSLEVTNPACTGEGQGRSQRSTMPTCRGSAICSLWRS from the exons TCACCGGACCAAGGCATCGGGCTGGCCACCTCCTGGTTCCTGGGGCGCCTCACATGGAGCCCCCAATGGATGGGATATCGGCGCAAATAGAGACGGCCGTGACTGCTACATCAC CCAAGTGTCCCAAAGCAGCTCCCTGGAGGAGGTCCGTCTGGAAGGGGACAAATTTGTCACTCCGACCCCCCGCAAGGTGGAGATGAGACGAGATCCGGTCCTGGGCTTTGGCTTCGTGGCAGGCAGTGAGAAACCAGTGGTGGTCCGTTCAGTCACTCCAG GTGGTCCTTCAGAGGGAAGACTGACCCCGGGAGACGAGATCGTCATGATTAATGACGAGCCCGTAGGCTCCGCCCCCAGGGAGAGGGTCATCGACCTCGTCAG GAGCTGCAAGGAGTCCATTGTCCTGACGGTGGTCCAGCCGTACCCA TCACCAAAATCTGCATTTATCAGTGCTGCAAAGAAGGCCAAGCTAAAGTCAAATCCGGTGAAAGTCCGCTTTGCCGAGGAGGTCATCATTAACGGACAGGTCCCG GAGTCGGTGAAGGACAACTCTCTGCTCTTCATGCCAAATGTTCTGAAGGTGTACCTGGAGAACGGACAGACCAAGTCTTTTAAGTTCGACAGCAACACATCTATTAAG GACGTCACATTGACCCTGCAGGAGAAGCTTTCCATTAAGAGCATTGAGCACTTCTCCCTAATGCTGGAGCACAGGAACGAGGGCTCGGCAAGCAGGCTCATGCTTCTCCACGAGCAGGAAATGTTGAGTCAG GTGACACAGAGACCAGGAGCGCACAAGATGAAATGCTTCTTTCGCATCAGCTTTGTCCCAAAGGACCCCGTTGACCTGCTCAGGAGAGATGCAGTGGCGTTTGAATATCTCTACGTCCAG AGCTGTAATGACGTGGTTCTGGAAAGATTTGGGTCGGAGCTGAAATATGACACGGCGCTCCGCCTGGCGGCCCTGCAGATGTACATCCTGACCGTCAACACCAAGCAGTCGCAGAAAGTCTCCCTCAAGTACATCGA GAAGGAGTGGGGTTTGGCGCTGTTCCTTCCTCCTGCAGTACTGTCCAGCATGAAAgagaagaatatcaagaaagcCCTTACACACATTCTCAAAACCAACCAGAACCTGGTGCCTCCTGGAAAAAAG CTGTCAGCGCTACAGGCCAAGGTCCACTATCTGAAGTACCTCAGTGATCTGAGACTGTACGGGGGACGGGTTTTCAAATCTGTCCTGCTG CAGGGAGAGAAGCACACCGAGGTGACCCTGCTGGTGGGTCCGAGGTACGGCATCAGTCATGTGATCAACACCAAGACTAACCTGGTGGCCCTGCTGGCAGACTTCAGCCACGTCAACCGAATCGAAATGTACACCGAGGACGAGAAGAATGTCAGGGTGGAGCTGCACGTTCTGGATGTGAAG CCCATCACTCTGCTAATGGAGTCCACAGATGCCATGAATCTGGCCTGTCTGACCGCTGGCTATTACAGGCTGCTGGTGGACTCCCGCCGCTCCATCTTCAACATGGCCAAAACAGGAAGTGCAGACAGCG GCCATGACTCCAGGGGGAAGCAGAACTACCAGGCCATTGAGTGGACGTACAGCACCTCCTTCAGGGCGTGTGAGGAGCCGCAGCACCAAAACAACCAGCGCTGCACCACCAGAGAACCCTCCTCAAACAGGGACTCGTACAGGGACTCCGAGTACATGGACCaggggaggggtgagggggaCATCTCCCCGGTCTACATCACTGAGGTCCAGCAGCCGTACAGCATGCACATCGCTGAGAGGGTGGACACCAGGGGCCCCACGCACCTCCAACCATACGCCTGTGTCGCCAGACCCAAGCCACAGGACTCCCCGCGCAGCGCCAAGGTCTCCTTCATCTTCGGGGACCCTCCTTTGGACAGCGTTGACCCCCAGAACCTGGGCTACCAGAGATTAATGGACGAGGGCCCAGAGGTTCTGCACGACCACAGCCCCCTGTACCAGAGACTAGAGGAGGAGTATAAGAGCGAGGATCCCATGGGGATGGACGGAGAGGGCTATCTGTACGCCGCCAAAATCTTCGGCAACACTGAGTGCATCGAGGAGCCACTGCTGCACGACATCTGCTACGCTGACACCACGGACGCCGACGAGGACGAGGACGACGTCAGCTGCGAGGAGGACATGGGGCTGATGGGGGACCTGGACAAGGCCACGTTCCTCTCGCTATCAGGTTCCAGCGATGACATCATTGACCTGACATCCCTGCCCCCACCACCCGAGGGCACCGACCAGGAGGACAACGAGGACGTGTTGCTCCACTCCCTCAACCTGGCCATCGCGGCCCCACCCCCAGGCTTCAGGGACAGCTCAGATGAGGACGAGCAGCATGCTGGGGCCCAGGGGCCCGTTAGGAAGAGCCAAGGGACCTGTGACGATATCCCTGTGTCCCTCATTGACTCAGTCCCCACACAGGGGGCCCTGGAGGGTGAGGGGGCCCTGGAGGGGCAGGGGGCCCTGCAGGGTGAGGGGGTCCTGGAGGGGCAAGGGGCCCTGGACGATGCTATGGTGTCGACCCTACAGGCCCTGGAGGCCCTTGCTGCTGCAGAGGAGCCGTGCCCACAGTCAGACAGTAGCTCAG GTGTAGAAATATCACGGGCTTTTAGCCCCGAGTCCTCGTCGGACTCTGGCAACGAGACTAACTCTTCAGAAATGACGGAGAGTTCAGAGCTCGTCGCCGCTCAGAAACTCTCTGAAACTCACATGAGACTGTATTTGCCCAGCACTGAGGGCTACCAAACCCTGAACGAGGAGAAAACTGAGCTTCTCGTAAAAGTGTGCGAGGACGGCGCTGCCCAGGTCCAAGAGCAAAACCTACAGGACATCCAGAGTGTgggtggggaggagggggcCAAGTCCTCGACCGTGCCCGACCAGACCCTTCGCTcagaagggggagagatggaacCAGAGACCATGGAGACCAAATCCCTCACCGACTACTTCAGCAAACTGCACAAAGGCTCTGCTATGAGTAAGCAGCCAGGGAAGTGGAGTGAGGTTAGGATTCAGGGAGACAAAGATGACTCGTCAGAAAAACGACACGGCAACGCCCAGATCTCAAATAGAGGGGAGCCGCCTAAATATAACTCAGATCCACCCAAATATAATGCCACCCAAAGGGAATCTCCGTACATGAGCCAGTTTGAATTGGGACGGACGCCGTATCCTTATCGAGAGAAGCCCCCAAGATATCACCGGCTGCCTGAACACAAAATGGTAGACGACCGCTCCACAGACAGCGCGGGTGACTCACAGACCTCCCACTCTGACAGAGTAACGACTACGGGAGACAAGCCAAACCCGAAGGATAGAGGCCAGCAGGTAGACCCCCGCAGCCCGGAGGGGGACAACCCACCAGGGGTCGACGCGCGGCAGCAGCAGACGAGGATCCCCTCAGCGGAGCAGGACGTGGTGCGGTTATACGACTACCACCAGAACAAGCGTGTGTCGTCACTACCGAGCAGCAAGGGTGGGAACTCCTTGCAGGGCTCGCAGTGCTCCTCCATAGATGCCGGCTGCAGTACGGGAAGTAGCAGCTGCGCCACCCCAATGGACTCACCTCTCTGCCCTGGAGAAAACATGCACCTCCTCTCAGAGTCCTCCTTCAAGGGGCTGGTCTACGCAACTGGGGAGGAGAAGGCCAGTGGCACTTTGGGACAAGTGACACAGCAGGGCAAGGCTGGACATCCGACCGTGGACCCCACTCTGCTGAGGAAAATCCACGCAGCCACCAGCGCAGAGCCTGGGTTCGGAACCGTGCGCCGAGATGGCAGCCAGCGGATTCCCAAGATAAAAGAAACCACAG CTCGCATGCAGCTCGAGACCGCTGCGAGGAACGACCCTTCTTCAGCTCTGTCCGGCGAGGTCCATGCTGCCGCCGCCAACTCACCGCCATCATTAACCAGAAACAGCGGCACAGAGAACCGTGTGCCGAGGCAGCAGTGGTGCCAGCGCCCTAAGCCCCTCCCACTCCCAACCCAGGCTTTCCCCCCAAGCGTACACCCTATCATAGGCAGCCTCATGAAGCCGGCGCAGCCGAGGGTCCAGATGCCGAGCCGGAGCAGGAGCCAGATCCCACCCGGCCAAGGGAGCCTAGAAGCTCTACTGGAGAAAACCAAAGCCGGTCTGAGCAGGAGGAGCACCCAGAGAGTCCGGTCACCTGACCATCCCACCAAAAAACAGTGCAGGTCTGCTTTTTCCAGAACACTGTGCGGGAGCTCGTCGTTTTCTCAGGGCTCGGCGAGGTCGGCGAGCTTTCAGCGGTCCTCTGGCGGGAGGCTCCTCAGGGGTGCCTCCATCACGCTGCCGGCATCACAGGATGCCACGCAGCTCCGAGCCGTGCCGCCTCCCAGACTTGACAGCGGCATTTGGAGGAGATGGCTCTTCACAAGCTGCGTCCCCAAGAGAAGGACCAGCAGCAATGGCGACAGTGAAGACAGAGAAGGACGTGGCGAAAACCTCAAGACCAAGCCGTTCTTGGAGGGTCAGAAGGCTCAGTCACTACCTGCCAGCCCGGATGTTGAGAGGGAGAACACTGCCACTCAGTATGCTTTTACAGCCGAGCCCTCCCATGTGGCTGGAGAAGTCCACCAGGCCAGCGGTGTGAATGTGAGCGCTGTGAGTCTGGAAGCCCGGCTGAGTCGTGGAAACTCACTGAAGGAGACACCATCTCTCCCCCGGGGATTCTCAGAGAGAGATTCCTTGGAGGTGACGAACCCGGCATGCACCGGAGAGGGCCAGGGAAGGAGTCAGAGGTCAACGATGCCGACCTGTCGGGGTTCAGCTATCTGCTCTCTATGGAGGTCCTAG